The Acanthopagrus latus isolate v.2019 chromosome 13, fAcaLat1.1, whole genome shotgun sequence genome contains a region encoding:
- the LOC119031116 gene encoding odorant receptor 131-2-like: MNDTSEVTQVLQQYQVSVTVLTMLPCVLFLYVNGVMLFAVLRKPVFQESSRYILFGHLLLTESLQLLVSVLLFTMAVAAVRMVSYACVLLTLFATITVKMSPLNLAVMSLERYVAICFPLRHADIATTVRTGVAIAVMWTAASLDAFTQLFIFVRLENMSSTVPRYCSRQNVFRLQISITLYKVFNIVYFVIVSIIIIYTYVAIMITVKSASANVREGSKAHRTVLLHLFQLGLCLVSTMFSMIKSGQLVGVLFVLLIILPKCLSPLIYGLRDQIFRHVFIYYFTFGFKITNKTFPKS; the protein is encoded by the coding sequence ATGAACGACACGTCAGAAGTCACccaggtgctgcagcagtatCAGGTGTCTGTCACAGTTCTGACAATGCTGCCGTGCGTCCTGTTTCTGTACGTGAACGGCGTCATGCTGTTCGCCGTGCTGAGGAAGCCCGTCTTCCAGGAGTCCTCTCGGTACATCCTGTTCGGCCACCTGCTGCTCACTGAgtccctgcagctgctggtgtctGTCTTACTGTTCACCATGGCCGTGGCCGCCGTCCGAATGGTCAGCTATGCTTGCGTCCTCCTCACACTGTTTGCAACCATCACTGTGAAAATGTCCCCCCTAAACCTCGCTGTGATGTCCCTGGAGAGGTACGTTGCCATTTGCTTCCCGCTGAGGCACGCGGACATCGCCACCACCGTGAGGACAGGTGTGGCCATCGCCGTCATGTGGACGGCGGCGTCTTTGGACGCGTTCACCCAGCTTTTCATTTTCGTCCGGCTCGAGAACATGAGCTCCACTGTGCCTCGGTACTGCAGCAGACAAAATGTCTTCCGGCTACAGATTTCTATAACTTTATACAAGGTCTTCAACATTGTGTATTTTGTAATAGTGAGCATTATTATCATCTATACATACGTTGCTATCATGATCACTGTGAAGTCAGCCTCTGCCAATGTCCGTGAGGGCAGCAAGGCCCATAGGACGGTGCTGTTGCATCTGTTTCAGCTCGGCCTGTGTCTGGTCTCCACCATGTTTAGTATGATAAAGTCTGGACAACTGGTAGGAGTCCTCTTTGTGCTTCTCATCATCCTCCCAAAGTGTTTGAGCCCTCTCATATACGGCCTCAGAGATCAGATCTTCAGACACGTCTTTATATACTATTTCACCTTCGGCTTCAAAATCACTAACAAGACATTTCCTAAgtcctga